CTGTTGCTTTGCAAGAGGCTTTGGAATATAACGGGATAAAAGTTAGAGTACAAAGTGCGATAAAAATGGAAGAGATTTGTGAGCCTTTCATAGTTAGACGTGCCATAAGACACCTTGAAAAAGGTAGGGTTGTAATATTCGCAGCGGGAACTGGAAACCCTTTTTTCACTACTGACACCGCGGCTACTCTTCGTGCCATAGAGATAGGTGCTCAGATGATCATAAAAGCAACCAAAGTAGATGGCGTATATGACAAAGATCCTAACAAATTTGCTGATGCTAAAAAACTTGATAGACTTACTTATGAAGATGCGATGAATGACAATATAAGAGTTATGGATGATACTGCAATCGCTTTAGCTAAAGATAACTCTCTTCCTATTGTAGTGTGCAATATGTTTGAGAAAGGAAATCTTTTAAACATAATCAACGGGGATTTTTCAAAAGCTTCTATTGTTACAAATAGTTAAGTTATTGAGTTGATGAGTGGTGAATATAAGATGAGTAGGGAAGGGAAAAAGAAACTTTTTTTGTTAATTTATTTTTATTATTACCACACTACTCTTGACGATTATACTTACTAAATTAAAAGGAGAATAAATGAGATTGGAAAAAGCTGCTGCAAAAGCTTTGGAGAGAGTGAATTTTGACAGATACCTTTTGTCGGTAGTTGTTGCAAAAAGAGCTAATGAACTTGCATTGGGTGCTGAACCGCTTGTAAATGTAGATATTAAAAAAACAAAATATACGGATGTAGCTATTATGGAGATAGCTGAAGGTTTGATAAAAATTGATGTTGAGAGATATGATAGATAAGCAAAAGTTTTTTATCTATGAAAAAATTTATCGAGAAGATTAAAGAGTGTCATGATATTGAAGAAGCCAAAAATATACTCTTTGGTACTATAAAAAAAAATCCTAAAGTAGAATTTGCTCTAAACTTCGCAATCAAATCCCACAAAGACCAATATAGAAAAAGTGGTGAACCCTATGTGGTTCATCCTATCTTGGTAGCTGCAATCGTTGCTTATATCTCTCATGATGAAACTATGGTTATAGCTTCACTGCTCCATGATGTGGTAGAGGATACTTCGGTTACCATAGATGAAATCAAAAGCAATTTTGGAGAAGATGTGGCTACGCTTGTGGAGGGACTTACGAAGATCGTCGAAATTCGCGGTGAAAGTCTGATCCCGTCATATTCCAACGAGAAACTGATAACATCGGCTTTAAGTTTTAGAAAAATACTACTTGCTTCTATTAAAGATGTAAGAGTCTTAGTTATAAAACTTTGCGATAGACTTCACAATATGCTCACATTAGATGCTCTTGATGAGAAGAAGCGAAAAAGAATAGCAGAAGAGACGCTTGTAGTTTACGCGCCTATAGCGCATAGGCTAGGGATCTCTTTTTTGAAAAATATTTTAGAAGATCTAAGTTTTTATTACATCTTTCCTAAAGAGTATAAAAAGATAGACGATTTTTTAAAATCTCACAAGCAAGAACTTCAAATAAAGCTTAATAACTTTATAGATAACGTAAAGAAGATAATGGTAAAAAACGGTTTTAGATATAATGAATTTACCATTATCAGCAGAATCAAACACTACTACTCCATATACCTTAAAATGCAAAGAAAAGGGATCTCGATAGAAGAGGTTCTTGATCTTTTGGCTATTAGAGTTTTAGTAAAACATAAAATAGACTGTTATAAAGCTTTAGGAGCTATTCATCTAAACTTTAAACCACTTATAATGCGATTTAAAGACTATATAGCCATACCTAAAGATAACGGATACCAAACGATTCATACTACAGTTTTTGACAACACTTCCATCTTTGAAGTTCAAATAAGAACGTTCGATATGCATAAAACCGCCGAGTACGGTGTGGCTGCACACTGGAAATATAAACTGGGACTTGATAGTATAAATCTAAAATGGCTTGAAAATCTACAGTATCAAAACGACAATATAGAAGAGTTTTACGAGCTTGTTAAAAACGATCTTTTCAGTGAAGATATTTCTGTCTTTTCTCCAAAAGGAGATCTCTTTACTCTTCCTAGAGGAGCGGTTGCGCTCGACTTTGCCTACGCGATTCATTCTGATATAGGCCATAGAGCAAAAGAGGTTTATATCAACAAACAAAAAAGTACGCTTTTAACCGAACTTAAAAATGGAGATATTGTAAAAATCGTAACCGCAGATAAACCTATACTTAGATGCAGTTGGATAGATGCGGTAAAAACTTCAAAAGCCAAAGAGCAGATGAGGCAAGCTTGTAAACAAAAAATCAAAGAGATAAATGCCAAAAGCGCTATAAATATCTTAGCTAGTGAGTTAAAGGTATCTCAAGAGGAAATTATAAAGTGGATTGAAGAAAATTCTCTTTTGCAGACTATTTATAAAGTACCTGTTGATATCAATTTTTTCAAAGATGTTAAAAACAGATTTTTGGCGCAACTTAGGAAAAAAAAGAAGATTTTGCCATTTATCGGTGCCAAAATTATAAAATTAAAAGAGCTGCTTTTAGATAATTTTATAATATATTCGAGTTATAATATAAATTCTGTTGAATTTGATTATTGCTGCAATCCCAAAATGGGAGATGAGATTGTAGCTTTTAAAAAGGGAAACAGTGCTATAATTCATCATAAACTTTGTGAAAAAGCGGCTGAACTGATAGAACAGGGCGAGCCTATGCTTTTTATAGCTTGGTCAAATAGTAGATTGCCAAGATATAAACTGCTTGTATCTTTGCAAAATAAAAAGGGTGCATTAGCCGCTTTGTTACAACATTTAGCTAAACTTGATATAAACGTTGTTTCGATAGAGCTTGGACACAATTTAGAATATAGCAATATTTGTGAGTTGGAGATTGAGACAAATATAAGCGATAGTGAAACTTTAAGAAAGAAGCTGGAACCTAAAGCAAAAGTTATCGAAATAACCGGAAGCGACGACGCATATAAAAAATAATGAATGAAAGATAAATAAGGGGAGTTAATGGTAAAAGAGGCAATGGCTGAAATAGTTAGAGGAACGGCTGAAATTATAGATAAAGAGAAGATAGAAAAACTTTTAAAAGAGTATTATGAAGAGGGAAAGCACTATTATGTAAAGGCAGGTTTTGATCCAACAGCACCGGATCTTCATTTAGGGCATACGGTTTTACTTCAAAAACTTGCTACGTTTCAAAAATATGGAGGGATTATTCAGTTTATTATAGGCGATTTTACGGCTATGATTGGCGATCCTACCGGTAAGAGTGAAACAAGGAAAAAGCTTGATAGAGAGACGGTTTTAAAAAATGCAAAAAGTTACGAAGAACAAGTTTTTAAGATACTTGATCCCGACAAAACCCAAGTGCTCTTTAACTCACAATGGATAGATAAGCTTGGGGCTAGCGGACTTGTTGAGCTTACAACTTTAGTAAGTGTCGCGAGAATGCTAGAACGCGATGACTTTGAAAAAAGATATAAAGCAGGAAAACCGATAGCTATAAGTGAATTTATCTATCCTCTGCTACAAGGATACGATAGCGTATATTTAAAAAGTGATATTGAAATAGGCGGCACAGACCAAAAATTTAACCTTTTAATGGGAAGGCAACTTCAAAGAAGTTTCAGTGTTGGCAAAGAGCAAGCCGTTTTAATGATGCCAATACTCGAAGGACTTGACGGTGTTCAAAAGATGAGTAAATCTTTAGGCAACTATATAGGGGTTGATGAAGAGCCCAATACAATGTTTGCAAAAGTTATGAGTATATCTGACGAATTGATGTGGAGATATTATGAGCTACTTAGTTCTAAATCTTTAGAAGAGATCGAGATATTAAAAGAGGGAGTAAAAGAGGGTAAAGTTCACCCTAAGTACGCAAAAGAGCTTTTGGCCGCTGAAATTACGGCTAGGTTTCATGGTGACGAAGCGGCAAAAGCGGCGAAGGAAGAGTTTGACAGAGTTCATAAACAAAACGATATTCCAAGCGATATAGCCGAGTATGAACTAAAAGGACATATATGGATCGCTAAAGCTTTGGTGGAATGCGCTTTAGAGCCTTCTACATCTCAAGCAAGAAGAGATATTCAAGCCGGAGCCGTAAGAGTAAATAAAGAGAAAATTTCCGATAAGGATCTTCATCTAGAAGAGGGTGAGTATATTTTGCAAGTTGGAAAAAGAAAATTTGCCAAATTAAAGGTTACGAAGTGAAACTACAACCGTTAAAAATAGGAAAGCATGAGATAAAATACCCCATCATTCAAGGGGGTATGGGGGTAGGTATTAGTTGGGACAGGCTAGCTGGCAACGTTTCGAAAGAGGGTGGTTTAGGTGTTATAAGCACCGTAGGAACCGGATATTATGAAAATAAAAAATATATAGAAAAAGAGATAGCAGGACGGCCTTTAGAGACCAAAAATTTCTACTCTAGAAAAGCTCTTTTTAAAATATTTGAAAATGCGAGAAAGATATGTGGTGATGTTCCACTTGGTGCAAATATTTTATATGCTATAAACGATTATGGTAGAGTTGTTAGAGACACCTGTGAGGCAGGAGCTGATATAATCATAACAGGAGCAGGTCTTCCAACAAATATGCCCGAATTTACAGAAGGATTCAGTGATGTAGCTTTAGTTCCTATAGTCTCTAGCGCAAAAGCCTTAAAAATAATCTGCAAAAGATGGGAAAAAAGATACAACAGAGTTCCTGACGCGGTTATAGTTGAAGGGCCTCTTAGCGGCGGGCATCAAGGATTTACGTATGAGCAGTGTTTTATGGAAGAGTACAGACTTGAAAATATCGTTCCTCAAGTTATCGAAGAGGCAAAAAAATGGGGAAATATTCCAGTAATAGCGGCCGGCGGAATCTGGGATCATGAAGATATCGTGAAATTTATCGAGCTTGGCGCTGCTGGAGTTCAGATAGGTACTAGATTTATAGGAACATTTGAGTGTGATGCGCACGAAAACTTTAAGCAGATTTTATTGAATGCTAAAAAAGAGGATATTTTGCTTCTAAAATCTCCTGTGGGGTATCCCGCTAGAGGAATAAAAACTAATCTCA
This Nitrosophilus labii DNA region includes the following protein-coding sequences:
- a CDS encoding RelA/SpoT family protein, producing the protein MKKFIEKIKECHDIEEAKNILFGTIKKNPKVEFALNFAIKSHKDQYRKSGEPYVVHPILVAAIVAYISHDETMVIASLLHDVVEDTSVTIDEIKSNFGEDVATLVEGLTKIVEIRGESLIPSYSNEKLITSALSFRKILLASIKDVRVLVIKLCDRLHNMLTLDALDEKKRKRIAEETLVVYAPIAHRLGISFLKNILEDLSFYYIFPKEYKKIDDFLKSHKQELQIKLNNFIDNVKKIMVKNGFRYNEFTIISRIKHYYSIYLKMQRKGISIEEVLDLLAIRVLVKHKIDCYKALGAIHLNFKPLIMRFKDYIAIPKDNGYQTIHTTVFDNTSIFEVQIRTFDMHKTAEYGVAAHWKYKLGLDSINLKWLENLQYQNDNIEEFYELVKNDLFSEDISVFSPKGDLFTLPRGAVALDFAYAIHSDIGHRAKEVYINKQKSTLLTELKNGDIVKIVTADKPILRCSWIDAVKTSKAKEQMRQACKQKIKEINAKSAINILASELKVSQEEIIKWIEENSLLQTIYKVPVDINFFKDVKNRFLAQLRKKKKILPFIGAKIIKLKELLLDNFIIYSSYNINSVEFDYCCNPKMGDEIVAFKKGNSAIIHHKLCEKAAELIEQGEPMLFIAWSNSRLPRYKLLVSLQNKKGALAALLQHLAKLDINVVSIELGHNLEYSNICELEIETNISDSETLRKKLEPKAKVIEITGSDDAYKK
- the tyrS gene encoding tyrosine--tRNA ligase codes for the protein MVKEAMAEIVRGTAEIIDKEKIEKLLKEYYEEGKHYYVKAGFDPTAPDLHLGHTVLLQKLATFQKYGGIIQFIIGDFTAMIGDPTGKSETRKKLDRETVLKNAKSYEEQVFKILDPDKTQVLFNSQWIDKLGASGLVELTTLVSVARMLERDDFEKRYKAGKPIAISEFIYPLLQGYDSVYLKSDIEIGGTDQKFNLLMGRQLQRSFSVGKEQAVLMMPILEGLDGVQKMSKSLGNYIGVDEEPNTMFAKVMSISDELMWRYYELLSSKSLEEIEILKEGVKEGKVHPKYAKELLAAEITARFHGDEAAKAAKEEFDRVHKQNDIPSDIAEYELKGHIWIAKALVECALEPSTSQARRDIQAGAVRVNKEKISDKDLHLEEGEYILQVGKRKFAKLKVTK
- a CDS encoding DNA-directed RNA polymerase subunit omega codes for the protein MRLEKAAAKALERVNFDRYLLSVVVAKRANELALGAEPLVNVDIKKTKYTDVAIMEIAEGLIKIDVERYDR
- a CDS encoding nitronate monooxygenase encodes the protein MKLQPLKIGKHEIKYPIIQGGMGVGISWDRLAGNVSKEGGLGVISTVGTGYYENKKYIEKEIAGRPLETKNFYSRKALFKIFENARKICGDVPLGANILYAINDYGRVVRDTCEAGADIIITGAGLPTNMPEFTEGFSDVALVPIVSSAKALKIICKRWEKRYNRVPDAVIVEGPLSGGHQGFTYEQCFMEEYRLENIVPQVIEEAKKWGNIPVIAAGGIWDHEDIVKFIELGAAGVQIGTRFIGTFECDAHENFKQILLNAKKEDILLLKSPVGYPARGIKTNLIELVEKREGPAIKCISNCVAPCQRGVEAKEVGYCIADRLSDAYLGDKELGLFFSGANGYRLDKLISVKELMEILVKGESN
- the pyrH gene encoding UMP kinase, with translation MGKRVLVKFSGEALASENGYGIDTSILKFIASEIKSLVENEIEVGLVVGGGNIIRGVSAAKEGIIKRSSGDYMGMLATVINAVALQEALEYNGIKVRVQSAIKMEEICEPFIVRRAIRHLEKGRVVIFAAGTGNPFFTTDTAATLRAIEIGAQMIIKATKVDGVYDKDPNKFADAKKLDRLTYEDAMNDNIRVMDDTAIALAKDNSLPIVVCNMFEKGNLLNIINGDFSKASIVTNS